In Acipenser ruthenus chromosome 33, fAciRut3.2 maternal haplotype, whole genome shotgun sequence, the sequence GCAAATATACTTACAGCTCCTTatatataaataactaaatacataaaaaaaaacaccaccattgAATTCAGAGtcaattatttctttattaatttGACTTCACTTTGTTTCTGGGTGACACCTTGTGATGCCCAGCTAAAGGTATGCAGAGGCCTTGGTCTACATATCCTGTTCTACTTCCTCAACGTGGGACGAGACAACCTTCCCATTAACTACCTCTTCCACAATGGTCTTCACCTTTCTAGTGGTCACTGgtgctgtaaaagaaaaaataaattatatatacacacacacacacacacacacaccaactaGAAAAACAGATTTATTGATATCCAAAATAGTATTTTTGATATCCAAAATTGAGGGTTAAATTTTAAATGGCTTGCCACAGGGTATCATCTATCATACTGTACAGAATGAAAATGctgtacaatatatttattatataaattaaAGGTATAGATATAAATAATAAGATGAATAACCTACCTTTTTGAACGGTTTGAATGATTTGAACGGGAGGCCTGTAGGGAAGAACAGAGAGTTACCAAGTTGTTTCAtttcacaaaacagaaaacagctgAGTCACGTGCTGCACCACTGTTAATTCTAGCATTTACACATAGGGGTTTGTATTGAGGCATATAAAGTGACTACATGTTCCACCCACAAGTCTAGATCTTGTGGTTTGGGCTTGGATCACCAGAGAAGCAGTTGCACCCATTAGAGCTGGTGAATTATTGTTGTTTTCTGCATTTCATTGAATCGACTATATTcagatgtttgtgtgtgtgtgtgtgtgtgtgtgtgtgtgtgtgtgtgtgtgtgtgtgtgtttgtgtgtgtgaagtgcttaGGCATCCTTGTGTTGAAAGGCGCTGTAGAATTGTGAATTgcattgtattttactgtaaaaggTTTTGTTTTCCAAAATTCATCTGGAGTGGGAACTGGTCACTCACTCCTCAATAagattgcttttattttttaacattgtagCCAACCATATAATATAAATCCCTTTTGACAATCTGACAACCAGAGGGCGCTATGTTATAATTGTCGGGAAGACTCAGGGTCTAATAGCTACTGATTGATCTCTTTACATAATCATGATGCTGTACAGGTTCAtgcattcattgttttttttggagATTTGAATTAAAAGAAAGTAGACAAGCCTGTGCCGTCCTCACCTGCCACCCTCTCCATCCAGCAGGCGTCTGTACTCCGCGATCTCCATCTCCAGACGGGTCTTGATGTCCAGCAGGATCCGGTATTCCTGGGACTGGTGTTCGGTGTCCAAGCGCAGCTGCATCAGCTCAGCTTCCAGGTTGCTCACCATCCCCTGCAGTCTGTGGAGCTGATTGGAGTAGTTGGCCTTTGTCTCCTCCAGTGAGCACTCCAGGGCCCCTTTCTGAAagacaggaaagaaaaaaaagggtaaaAGCTGTGCTTCCCTCACCTTTAGAATTGAGAACCAGTCAACAGTAATTAACTTCTGCAGTTAACTTTTTCCCAGTTTACGACCTCGGTACAGCAGTGAAAATGTCAAggccccggatgagaggaaaatgtgcttccaattggcttttaaaacactcggtTGTTAAATACTTCAGCACACCCCTCCTCGCAACAGGGATATGCAGCTGTTATATAGTGTATTCCTCTCTCACCATGCCGAGCTGAGACTGCAGTTCAATCTCCAGGCCCTGCAGCACTCGTCTCAGGTCGATGATTTTATTCTTGTTGGCTTCGAGCTCAGCGGTGCTCATGGTGACCTGCTGGGTCAGAGTGTCAAACTGCAAGACAAAAGGGGGAAAGAAATGCATGCAGTCAGCTGAGTAGGTACTGAACTGAGGAAGAACTGTACTGTAAACCACTTGCATACAACACAGCATTCATCACTGTACAACACAGTGGTAGAGTGTGTAGTAATGCAACTAGAAACTCACACAAGTTGACAAATGTTTGGTTTACTTGACCTAGTTTCTTATATTTACCTTGGAGTtttgtgttttgaagttatgcagatgtttactatgtactgtatacaaaaaaatctTACTACAGTTTCTGATGAGCTCTATGATAGGTAATCTAACCAAATCTTTccatttgtaatttaaatgtgGCCTCTTTGACAATAAACAGCCCTGATTGAATGCTCTATTGTGCTCCTAGAGGGCATTCGTTAAACTGCATTCTGAGAACACCCAATAGGTATCCAGCTGTCCTCCCAGGTCCTCTGTACTGGAATGAAGGCTGTCTGTTCTGTGGCTCCTCACCTTGTTCTTGTACCACGCTTCAATGTCCCGGCGGTTCTTTTCGGCGATGCCCTCGTACTGCGCTCTCGTTTCTTCCAGGACTCTGGCCAGGTCCTGATGTGGGGCAGCGTCCACCTCCACGTTGACCGATGCACAATGCATCTGAGCCCGAAGAGCTGCCAGATCCTACACAAGACAGCCATCAAAGTGGATTAGCAATCAGTTTTAAAATGGGGTCCCGTAAACCAAAAGAAGTTTAGAATCTCTGATCTAAGGGACCTTGGTACCACTGGGGAACCGGCGATGGTTTGCATTTTTGCATTGAGTGGACAGAACATAGGTGGAAGTACAGAGCTGACTCGGCATAATATCCGTTATATGATAACAGGGTGATCGTGATGGAACATGGcaaatgttttgtaattaattagcTGTCTACACATAAGAGAGAGCTGGAGCTGTAGCATACAAATACTCTCAAAAGTAAAGGCATCCTTCGGCTATTCATTCACTCCTGTCCCTAAAGAATGGCCTTCGGTTTACAGGTAGTTTGATCTGCTGTCTCTTGTAACTGTATTAAAACTTGTTGACCATTATATCGCGTCTTGAGGTATATTTGCAAtaactgtattattaataatctGTGAATGCCAATCTTTCAATAATGTAAGTGTaactaaatacatttgaatttaatTCACTCACTGTTGTCAAATatcactaattattattattagtttatttagcagacgcctttatccaaggcgacttacagagactagggtgtgtgaactatgcatcagctgcagagtcacttacaagtgcttctcacccgaaagaaggagcacaaggaggtgaagtgacttgctcagggtcacacaatgagtcagtggctgaaagcccttttatttaaccactggaccacacagcctccacacagcTTCCTAATAGCATGACTCAGGATAATTGATTATAGTTGCTTCCACAGTCCTTACAGTAGTGTTGTCCAagctaagctttaataaataaccGATAGTATGAGTTTCCAGACTGAACCAGCAGATGATCCTGTGCTTGTGGTTCTCATACCTCCTGGTGGTTCTTCTTGAGGTAGATCAGCTCCTCCTTCAGACGCTCGAGATCTGACTCCAGGTTAGATCTGACCAGAGTCAGCTCATCCAGGGCTCTCCTCAGTCTGGCGATGTCAGCCTCAATCGACAGCCTCATCGCCACTTCGTTCTCATACCTGCACAGGAATGTAAGCCAGGTTGCAGAAGATTCTTTGGTTTTGATAAGTCTATCTATGCATACTACTTCAGAAATCAAAGACCATAAATCGGgctgtatttttcatttttcatgtcaaccttttaaagacattctatcaaacaaggtaaaaataaataaataaatgtaaaaataacaagagACACTATTCTACTGAGTGATCTTCAGCAGATTGCTTTTTTCAAGGAAACTCACTTTACACGGAGGTCTTCGGCAGCCAGTTTTGCGTTATCAATTCGCAGAAGAATCCCAGAATTTGCAAGACGAGCAGCATTGATCTGGAAAAtttcaaaaaaatgatttatccCAAATAGGGGtttctattgatcgattaatTATCTGATCTATGATTGATTAATCACACATGTTTGCTCGTGATAATAAATTgcattgaaagacaattacaagtaatataaattgttaaaataatgctaaatgtttcataatgccagtTAAAAATTACTGACTAAACCATTACTGAGGAAATGACAAGTGTAGACTGTCAGAATTTAAGTCAGCATCAGTCAGCTGCCTAGCAACCAATAAACACCACACCTCCTGGAGATAAAATATCATTTTCCACGTataaaaaatgtgacaaaaacatgttttttgttttttttagcaattacCCCATGGAAAAAAGAACATGCACCATCACGCACAAACTTTTTTGCATTAGCAGTCAATGTAAATGACTCAAAAGCTGGAAGTTGCTATGCTGAAATTCCATTTATCTTTCCTTTTATAATCTGACCATACTGCTTCAACAACAAATGCTTCTTTAACTTTCAACTTACATCAACAGAAGAGACTTTTGAGGTATTGAAAGCCAGTGTTTTTATAtcacagttaatcaaataaacagtttAAGATCAAACCTATTCTCAGTTTTTGTGTTGTTTCAAGACACGTTTGTCAAAGAATTAATCAACCTTTTTGTATTTCCAAATGTACCACTATTGCATGACTCTAATACCTATGCAATGCGCTCCCAAACAAGGCACCAGAGTGGTCCTGACCTTAACAAAATCATTATTACCTGTTGCTGGAGGTCATGGATGATCTTCTCATAGGCACTATAATCGTGGTGTTGCGGTGTCTTATTGTTCAGATATTCCCGGATCTGGAACTCCAACTTGGAATTGGCTGCCTCCAGGGAGCGCACCTTCTCCAGGTAGGCGGCCAGGCGGTCATTGAGGTTCTGCATGGTGGTCTTCTCATTGATGGTGAGACCATGTTCTCCACCGGCACCGAagcaccctcctcctcctcctcctcctcctcctcctcccatgGCAAAGACTCCACCATAACCTCCAAAACCACCTGACATGGAGTGGCTTGAGATTCTTGTGCCATGTCCTCCAGCGCCCCCGTAAACACTAGGAGCCCGACGCTTGATGACAGTGTGTACAGACCCTGCTTGGGGTACCTTGAAGTGGCCCCCGGAACTGACTGAGCGAGAGCTGGAGTAGGACATCGTGGTCGGTTACTGCTGGGGGCTGGGAGATCCACAAGCTTCACTGCAAGAGATGAACTGCAGTAGATTCATCCAAGTCCCCTCTTATATAGAGATCCAAGGAGGATTAGGTTGAGCTACTTTGTCATAGACAACAAAGACATTGGAATCCATCCCTATCtaattgttttgaaaatttaGATAATGTCAAGTGGTTTTAGCGCCCCAGGCGTTTAGATGATTAATGTGGGTGGAAGGTGGCTTTGCAGTCTTTAGCTCAGCAGAGTATCATCAATGGGGATTCTAAAATCCTAACATATTAAAAGGcatgggattttttttatatcaagCATTTGCATAATAGTTCTCATAAAAAGGTGAGGTAGGTGTCGTGCCAGCAGTCGAGCAAAAAGATGTCATTAGAGCATAATCtaccagccctgcccaataacACACCTGCACACATTTCTTAATCTTAATCATTAATTTCAATTAAACATTATTATCTATAATGGCATTATTGGCACTGCCTGTGTTTCTCACCATCATCTAAAGCTATTGAGTGTAGTAAGGCATACTGAACATGACAAGTATACTAGTAACTTAATGATTTAAGTTGTTTCACATTTGTCTTCAGGAACAATTTCTGCTTTAAGACAGGGTACAACGTGACCTTAAAAGACCATTGCAGCAAAtagaaaaccaaaaaaagtcTTACAACtgattatgtgttttgttttgttttttttctccttatttattgtgttttatgttgttggATGTGGTGGTGGGAGCCTCTTGGCAGGTCGTCATTGGATacgagaatttgttctcaattgactcatctaGATCAATataggttttgattgattgattatccAGGGGTGAAATCTGCCAGTACCCAACCTATGCATCTGTTGATCAAAGCGTGACTGGGTTGTAGGTTGTGAAGATTGAGTTTGTCATCAGCAATTTCCacaatttaacaaaacacagactTGTGTATGGCTTCTTTTTTGCAgaatgctattttattttgtgtgtttaatttTTGATTACTGTTATTATTCACATCAAAAACAGATTCACaattttgcacaaaaaaaaggtttctttgaAACTGAATCTGGTGCAAAGCATGTAAATGTAATATTGAGGCTGTCATAAGCTCCCTTAAAGTATGGATTAAATTAATTCAGAAGAGGTTTTCCGAGTAAGGCATGGACAGAGTTTTTAAACCATGGTTAAAGATTTAAAGTGTGAAATGTTTCACAAACAGAAATTGAGCTTGAATTTTTTTCCTTGTTTCCTTTTATTGTGTTGATTACTCACTCCATCAAGATGCCCTATATGAGAACTAAatatactgtttgtgtgtgtgtgtgtgtgtgtgtgtgtgtgtgtgtgtgtgtgtctgtgtgtagctagatagatcgatagatggatagatagatagatagatagatgtacaCACACAGGTTACAAGTTTACAGACAGTACCTTTACTCAAGTGATGGGGCTGAAGCCTCAGTTGATTCGACCCCACGTGAACCAATCGAAGCAATAGTGTTAGGAAGCAAAACTTTGTGTGGTTAATTTGAACGGTGTTTAGCAGTAGCTGATAAAGCAAagaacctatatatatatatataaaatataagattttttttccccacttcgacattatggactatttaattaaatcaattttaattccaggttgtaacactacaaaagtatatgtatgtatgtgtgtatatatatatatatatatatatatatatatatatatatatatatatatatatatatatatatatatatatatatatatatatatatatatatatatatatattacccaaTACGTATTATTTTTGTCAACAGTGCTCAGTGTGGTGTTTCAGTCAAGCTGaacggattttttttttttttttttaaatcaagatgctgctttttgttttacatttcataaatatttacgtacgtttcaaattaaaaacaaataaaaaaagcattatgtACAAACAGAGCTCTTTATGAACATTATTGGTAATCCTCCGATTTATTCTAAGTGTATAAAGAATACAGAgtacacaatttctttaaaaatggaaactGCAGGGATTTTAACCCGTTATTTTCCACCGCTTACTATCTTACACACTACGGTGCTGAAGTCTCATCAAATTACGCTGTCGCAACTAGAGCTTGTTTTCGATTGGACGTTTATATTTCTAGTGCGATTATTTAAGAAGGTGTGATTGATATGTAAAATAATTATTCCAGGCAATTTCAAAAAAAGCAACGGCCGAGCTCTGTCTTTAgaaaaaagcactgaaatgttcCTTTACACAGAAACGattgtttaaattatagatgCCCACTTAACcgagaaaattaaaaatgaaattgattGATATTGTATGTCAAAAGTATATGAAATGTCACTATATAACACATTGCCTTCGCTGAGCACTAGTGCAATTGTCTTTACTCTCAATGTATTGAGTGCTTtggctcagtgaatctttttaCTCAAGCTTCACACATAGTATATGGCCAAACGTCTTGCATTGCTTAGAATTTCAGGACTGagacatacttaaaaaaaaataactatatgaacctaattttgatattttaattcacaaaatgtaatcaaagaaactaaaaatgaTAATGCAACAGTCTACcatggaagccataatagtacagtatttcatgttagatttcgaaatgtcacatttttacattttcgtCAGTTTTTCTatacgtatatggaaaactaggaCACGGTATGCAATTCACTATATTAACGTACACATTATTGACTTTAGGAAGAAAAAtgggttaattctatagggtgatgcaaaacatttgcaaTAGTTGTAGAGTCAGTCGGAGGTAAGTGACAAATATCTTCGCgtgacacattttcataacatAATTTTGATAAGTATAACTTTGATATATTATTCAGCAAAGTCATTAAAGGGATTTAAATGACCAGCTATTTGGCATTTGATACGCCCATGGATTATATTACAGCAAAGGGTACAATTAAAAGTGATTGCTTATTTTGAAGAACAATGTGCTGCTACACTGTAATTAATGTGTGCACACTGTAATTAATGTGGAATGAATATcagtatttatttcaaaatatcttcCTGCACTTATTGTCAGCGCATTGAAATGCCCAGGAAACAGTAtaattgaccagactgcacccagctacctccagaccctcatctctccctacacccccactcgacctctccgctcctcctgcactagaagactggctctacctcctctacgctcccctgcctccagagcccgctccttctccaccctcgccccgcagtggtggaatgatcttcttacggattattattattattattattatttatttcttagcagatgcccttatccagggcgacttacaattgtaagcaaatacatttcaagtgttacagtacaagtaataatacaataagagcaagataaatacaatgactttaaaatacaatgactgcccagtccctgaccatcttccggcgcctcctcaagactcacctcttcagacagcacctgtagaaactcctcttttccatctgggcacttatcactcttccttaaatgcgctttacttgctcttatctgctccctattttactgcatttaatcctgtactttagagtactgtaatctgtcaagtgttatttaatctgtagtattttgtatttaattatatcctgatgtaactatcactgacactgttatcttctctgttattgaatcgtattttgtcatatacttgtacttgctagaacagaagtcattgtattttatcttgctcttaattgtattaatacttgtactgtgattcttgaaatgtatttttgtttacgactgtaagtctccctggataggggcgtctgctaagaaagaaataaataaataaataaatagtatgaGTGAATGGAGTCAAGCTCCTGTCCTGTTAATATTACtgcggcttttttttttttttttttttttttttaatttagtcgtcgccaattatttttaccccggttttcaccccaatttagcatgtccaattattatctgtatccccggctcaccgctca encodes:
- the LOC117433470 gene encoding keratin, type I cytoskeletal 13-like isoform X2; amino-acid sequence: MSYSSSRSVSSGGHFKVPQAGSVHTVIKRRAPSVYGGAGGHGTRISSHSMSGGFGGYGGVFAMGGGGGGGGGGGCFGAGGEHGLTINEKTTMQNLNDRLAAYLEKVRSLEAANSKLEFQIREYLNNKTPQHHDYSAYEKIIHDLQQQINAARLANSGILLRIDNAKLAAEDLRVKYENEVAMRLSIEADIARLRRALDELTLVRSNLESDLERLKEELIYLKKNHQEDLAALRAQMHCASVNVEVDAAPHQDLARVLEETRAQYEGIAEKNRRDIEAWYKNKFDTLTQQVTMSTAELEANKNKIIDLRRVLQGLEIELQSQLGMKGALECSLEETKANYSNQLHRLQGMVSNLEAELMQLRLDTEHQSQEYRILLDIKTRLEMEIAEYRRLLDGEGGRPPVQIIQTVQKAPVTTRKVKTIVEEVVNGKVVSSHVEEVEQDM